A single genomic interval of Nodosilinea sp. PGN35 harbors:
- a CDS encoding DNA-binding transcriptional regulator translates to MSIKPGSKYYRLFEHLQRCNQSVITLTFAEVEAVLNRPLPASARVKKNWWSNRDSASALQAIAWVSAGYQVQSVDLAQQEVTFQTFQAAYNVPRKDGEIEWTSRAIKALRAYKGLNQEQFASELGVRRETVSEWENSKYEPDRSKRKLLAMIAKQANFGNLETNS, encoded by the coding sequence ATGAGCATTAAACCTGGCAGCAAGTACTATCGACTCTTTGAGCACTTGCAGCGCTGCAATCAATCGGTAATCACCCTGACCTTTGCTGAAGTTGAAGCTGTGCTAAATCGCCCACTGCCCGCCTCAGCCAGGGTCAAAAAGAACTGGTGGAGCAATCGCGACAGTGCCAGTGCCCTGCAGGCGATCGCTTGGGTTAGCGCAGGGTATCAGGTCCAGTCAGTCGATCTGGCTCAGCAAGAGGTCACCTTTCAGACCTTTCAAGCGGCCTACAACGTTCCGCGTAAAGATGGCGAAATCGAATGGACTAGCAGGGCGATCAAAGCGCTGAGGGCCTACAAAGGCCTAAACCAGGAGCAGTTCGCCAGTGAGTTGGGAGTTCGACGTGAAACCGTCAGCGAATGGGAAAACAGCAAGTACGAACCCGATCGCTCAAAGCGCAAGCTGCTAGCCATGATCGCTAAACAGGCCAACTTCGGCAATTTGGAGACAAATTCGTAA
- a CDS encoding LysR family transcriptional regulator: protein MIHATLHQLKVFEATARHGSFTRAAEELYLTQPTVSIQVKQLTKAVGLPLFEQIGKRLYLTQAGQKLLETCQEIFDGLDQFEMAVSDLKGLKQGQLRLAVITTAKYFVPRLLGPFCQRFPGIDISLKVTNHQQIQERMTNNDDDLYIISTPPEQPDLKIYPFLENPLVVLGPQDHPLVGKPRSPISVLNGEQFIMREPGSGTRYAVQKLFAEHDIDVRVRLELGSNEAIKQAIAGGLGISVLSLHTIISEGTKGEFAILDVDHFPIDRHWYVAHLAGKQLSVVSQAFLSYLLEESHTLVENLLPGINRAPAAIAPNSAELLSKV, encoded by the coding sequence GTGATTCACGCTACACTGCACCAGCTCAAGGTTTTTGAAGCAACGGCCCGCCACGGCAGCTTTACCCGCGCCGCTGAAGAACTCTATCTAACCCAGCCAACGGTGTCGATTCAGGTGAAGCAGCTGACTAAGGCGGTGGGGCTGCCGCTGTTTGAGCAGATTGGCAAGCGCCTCTACCTCACCCAGGCGGGGCAAAAGCTGCTGGAGACCTGCCAGGAAATTTTTGACGGCCTCGACCAGTTTGAGATGGCTGTCTCAGATCTCAAAGGCCTGAAGCAGGGCCAGCTGCGCCTGGCGGTAATCACCACGGCTAAATACTTTGTACCCCGGCTGCTGGGGCCGTTTTGCCAGCGCTTTCCCGGTATCGATATCTCGCTGAAGGTGACGAACCACCAGCAGATTCAAGAGCGCATGACCAACAACGACGATGACCTCTACATCATCAGCACGCCCCCCGAGCAGCCCGATCTCAAGATCTACCCTTTTCTCGAAAACCCGCTGGTGGTGCTGGGGCCGCAGGATCACCCCCTGGTGGGCAAACCGCGATCGCCCATCAGCGTCCTCAACGGCGAGCAGTTTATTATGCGTGAGCCAGGCTCAGGCACCCGCTACGCGGTGCAAAAGCTGTTTGCCGAGCACGATATTGATGTCCGAGTGCGGCTGGAGTTGGGCAGCAACGAGGCGATCAAACAGGCGATCGCCGGGGGCCTGGGCATCTCGGTGCTCTCGCTGCACACGATTATCTCTGAGGGCACAAAGGGGGAGTTTGCCATTCTCGATGTCGATCACTTCCCCATCGATCGCCACTGGTATGTGGCCCACCTGGCGGGCAAGCAGCTCTCGGTGGTCTCTCAGGCCTTTTTGAGCTATCTGCTAGAGGAGAGCCACACCCTCGTTGAAAATCTGCTGCCGGGAATTAATCGGGCTCCGGCGGCGATCGCCCCCAACAGTGCAGAACTGTTGAGCAAGGTCTAG
- a CDS encoding HlyD family type I secretion periplasmic adaptor subunit — translation MVRINSLPPSPTPEQNGDAVLANQPSRQKVQFDKPVILRQSPRWSRAVVWSLVGVTTFTLAWACLAKFEEAIPAQGKLEPKGMVQPVQAPVGGVVQAVLVSEGQAVEAGDPLLRFDPETTQAQLTSLETIRTRVREENAYYRSQLANQIEASAPVDIAPGLVQLTSNRAALVAENALYRAQLAGDATGESLPVAQRDRLRAATAELNSRLSIANLEVDQLRRQLTQTEAQLTNARDALRVNQNILERIQPLYEAGGIGEIQYLQQEQEVNNRQTEVNRLVEEAQRLGLGITQAQEQLRNTSIASQDELQQRIAANDNQIATIDSQLTKTVLENDNRLQELDSQIAQLQQTLTYQELRAPVSGTVFNLKANQAGYVANSTEPILEIVPSDALVARVFITNRDIGFVREGMNVDVRIDSFPYSEFGDVKGTLTQIGSDALPPDQINPNFRFPAEITLSDQLIAIDGQPVKLQSGMSLSANIKTRPRRVITIFSDLFVRKIDTIKTGG, via the coding sequence ATGGTTCGCATCAACAGCCTCCCCCCCAGCCCAACCCCTGAGCAAAACGGCGACGCCGTGCTGGCCAACCAGCCCTCGCGGCAAAAGGTCCAGTTCGACAAGCCGGTCATTCTGCGTCAGTCGCCCCGCTGGTCGCGGGCGGTGGTGTGGAGCCTGGTGGGCGTCACGACCTTTACCCTGGCCTGGGCCTGCCTGGCCAAATTTGAGGAGGCCATCCCGGCCCAGGGCAAGCTAGAACCCAAGGGCATGGTGCAGCCGGTGCAGGCTCCGGTGGGGGGCGTGGTGCAGGCGGTGCTGGTGAGCGAAGGGCAGGCGGTGGAGGCGGGCGACCCGCTGCTGCGGTTTGACCCCGAAACCACCCAGGCCCAGCTCACCTCGCTGGAGACCATTCGCACCCGGGTGCGGGAAGAAAATGCCTACTACCGATCGCAGCTAGCCAACCAAATTGAAGCCAGTGCCCCGGTGGACATTGCCCCTGGCCTGGTGCAGCTGACCAGCAACCGCGCCGCTCTGGTGGCCGAAAACGCCCTCTACCGGGCTCAGCTGGCCGGGGATGCGACGGGAGAGAGCCTGCCTGTAGCCCAGCGCGATCGCCTGCGGGCCGCCACCGCCGAACTCAACTCGCGCCTCAGCATTGCCAACCTGGAAGTTGATCAGCTGCGCCGCCAGCTCACCCAAACCGAAGCCCAGCTGACCAACGCCCGCGATGCCCTGCGGGTCAATCAAAATATTCTCGAGCGCATTCAGCCGCTGTACGAGGCGGGGGGCATTGGCGAAATTCAATACCTCCAGCAGGAGCAGGAGGTCAACAACCGCCAGACCGAGGTCAACCGCCTGGTGGAGGAAGCCCAGCGGCTGGGCCTCGGCATCACCCAGGCGCAAGAGCAGCTGCGCAATACCTCCATCGCCTCCCAGGACGAGTTGCAGCAGCGCATCGCCGCCAACGACAACCAGATCGCCACCATCGACAGCCAGCTGACCAAAACGGTGCTCGAAAACGACAACCGCCTGCAAGAGCTCGACAGCCAAATTGCCCAGCTCCAGCAAACCCTCACCTATCAGGAATTGCGGGCTCCGGTGAGCGGCACGGTGTTTAACCTCAAGGCCAACCAGGCGGGCTACGTAGCCAACTCCACCGAGCCAATTCTCGAAATTGTGCCCAGCGACGCCCTGGTGGCGCGGGTGTTTATCACCAACCGCGACATTGGCTTTGTGCGCGAGGGCATGAATGTGGACGTGCGCATCGACTCCTTCCCCTACAGCGAGTTTGGCGATGTCAAGGGCACCCTGACCCAGATTGGCTCCGACGCGCTGCCCCCGGACCAGATCAACCCCAACTTTCGCTTTCCGGCAGAGATCACCCTCAGCGATCAGCTGATTGCCATCGACGGACAGCCTGTGAAGCTGCAATCGGGCATGTCGCTGAGCGCCAACATCAAAACCCGCCCCAGGCGAGTAATCACCATCTTCTCTGACCTGTTTGTGCGGAAAATCGACACGATTAAGACAGGCGGTTAG
- a CDS encoding type I secretion system permease/ATPase has translation MTQTSLSIQQTFQSLEPFDRLPTEALQQLLQTAQPYKYRVGQPLLRREVLTQQVVVLLEGQARLLGYDPRNQQPVTLGRFGRGEMLGVISLIRGVPCETVIASSEVLALTLPSYMFLGLLDEYPEFGRLVRDRTYAIEAFDLVAEHAKAHALDVGDLKAKAQIVCDASAIVTLPTGPNTLHQLDRALTWVLSGGTVLNLPVGSTLALDRPVEVLSPQGARVLGLTPAVLAETLPEPAAQASEAIARTVEVLDVNNIPYATEADLVSRSQPSPALEKTPSRSYPFARGRGEVDGALACFDMLSQLFSMPFRKDVIRRILANQHERMGQLSLPICGSVSEMMGLKTQLVRVPVGAFGRLNTPCLIRWQESFAVVYETSEKAYVLGDPEVGVIRRTPASFAETWGESGEVLLLEPTRETPQQKFGLQWFWPSIKKYRWVLIEVFVASFFVQLFGLANPLMVQIIIDRVIVQNSVDTLQVLGVFLVVVAIFEALLTSLRTYLFVDTTNRIDMALGSEIIDHLFRLPLRYFDKRPVGELSSRINELENIRSFLTGTALTVVLDAVFSVLYIVVMFIYSWVLTLVALATIPLFVLVTVLASPIVRKQLRVKAERNASTQSLLVESLSGIQTVKAQNIELRTRWKWQERYAEYVSAGFNTVLTSTTANSASSFLNKLSALLVLWVGAYLVLEGQLTLGQLIAFRIISGYVTAPILRLAQLWQNFQETALSLERLSDIIDHPQETEADEANQIPMPEITGQVTFENVAFRFAPSGPLQLANVSLEFPAGIFIGVVGQSGSGKSTLMKMLPRLYELESGRILIDHYDISKVELHSLRRQIGIVPQESLLFEGTIQENISLTNPDAEPSVIIEAAKTACCHDFIMDLPLGYNTRVGERGSTLSGGQRQRIAIARTILQNPRLLILDEATSALDYDTEHQVSMNLKAWAEGRTVFFITHRLNTIQQADQILVMEQGSAVELGTHTELMELQGRYFTLYQQQLSGV, from the coding sequence ATGACTCAAACGTCGCTTTCCATTCAGCAAACTTTTCAGTCGCTGGAGCCCTTCGATCGCCTGCCGACTGAGGCCCTACAGCAGCTTTTGCAAACGGCCCAGCCCTACAAGTACCGGGTGGGGCAGCCGCTGCTGCGCCGGGAGGTGCTGACCCAGCAGGTGGTGGTGCTGCTGGAGGGGCAGGCGCGGCTCTTGGGCTACGACCCGCGCAATCAGCAGCCGGTGACCCTGGGGCGGTTTGGCCGGGGTGAAATGCTGGGGGTGATTAGCCTGATCCGGGGCGTGCCGTGCGAAACGGTGATTGCCTCCAGCGAGGTGCTGGCTCTCACCCTGCCCTCCTACATGTTTCTGGGGCTGCTGGATGAATACCCGGAGTTTGGCCGACTGGTGCGCGATCGCACCTATGCGATCGAAGCCTTTGACCTGGTGGCCGAGCACGCCAAGGCCCACGCCCTCGACGTGGGCGATCTCAAGGCCAAGGCCCAGATTGTCTGTGACGCATCGGCGATCGTCACCCTGCCCACCGGCCCCAACACCCTGCATCAGCTCGATCGCGCCCTCACCTGGGTGCTCAGCGGCGGCACGGTGCTGAATCTTCCAGTTGGCTCTACCCTGGCCCTCGATCGCCCCGTAGAGGTGCTCAGTCCCCAGGGGGCGCGGGTGCTGGGCCTGACCCCGGCGGTGCTGGCCGAGACCCTGCCCGAGCCCGCTGCCCAGGCATCGGAGGCCATAGCGCGTACCGTGGAGGTGCTCGATGTCAACAACATTCCCTACGCCACCGAGGCCGACCTGGTGTCCCGGTCTCAACCCTCCCCAGCGCTGGAGAAAACCCCCAGCCGCAGCTATCCCTTTGCCCGAGGCCGGGGCGAAGTCGATGGGGCGCTGGCCTGCTTCGACATGCTCAGCCAGCTGTTTTCCATGCCCTTTCGCAAAGACGTCATTCGCCGCATTTTGGCCAACCAGCACGAGCGCATGGGCCAGCTTTCTTTGCCGATCTGCGGCTCGGTGAGCGAGATGATGGGCCTCAAAACCCAGCTGGTGCGCGTGCCCGTGGGAGCCTTTGGTCGGCTCAATACCCCCTGCCTGATCCGCTGGCAGGAGAGCTTTGCCGTCGTCTACGAAACCAGCGAGAAAGCCTACGTGCTGGGCGACCCCGAGGTGGGCGTCATTCGCCGTACCCCCGCGAGCTTTGCCGAGACCTGGGGTGAGAGCGGCGAAGTGCTGCTGCTGGAGCCCACCCGCGAAACCCCTCAGCAAAAATTTGGCCTTCAGTGGTTTTGGCCCTCCATCAAAAAGTACCGCTGGGTGCTGATTGAGGTGTTTGTGGCCTCATTCTTTGTGCAGCTGTTTGGCCTGGCCAACCCGCTGATGGTGCAGATCATCATCGACCGGGTAATTGTGCAAAACAGCGTCGATACCCTGCAAGTGCTGGGGGTCTTTCTGGTGGTGGTGGCCATTTTTGAGGCCCTGCTCACCAGTTTGCGCACCTACCTGTTCGTCGATACCACCAACCGCATCGATATGGCCCTGGGGTCAGAGATTATTGACCACCTGTTTCGGCTGCCCCTGCGCTACTTCGACAAACGCCCCGTGGGCGAGCTTTCCAGCCGCATCAACGAGCTTGAGAATATCCGCTCCTTTCTCACCGGCACCGCGCTGACGGTGGTGCTCGACGCGGTGTTCTCAGTGTTGTACATCGTGGTGATGTTCATCTACAGCTGGGTGCTGACCCTGGTGGCCCTGGCAACCATCCCGCTGTTTGTGCTGGTAACGGTACTGGCCTCCCCGATTGTGCGCAAGCAGCTGCGGGTGAAAGCTGAGCGCAACGCCTCAACCCAGTCGCTCTTAGTCGAGTCGCTGTCGGGCATTCAGACCGTCAAGGCGCAAAACATTGAGCTACGCACCCGCTGGAAGTGGCAGGAGCGCTACGCCGAATACGTCAGCGCCGGGTTCAACACCGTGCTCACCTCCACCACTGCCAACTCGGCCAGCAGTTTTCTCAACAAGCTCTCGGCTCTGCTGGTGCTGTGGGTAGGAGCCTACCTGGTGCTAGAGGGGCAGCTCACCCTGGGCCAGCTGATCGCCTTTCGGATTATTTCGGGCTACGTGACCGCACCGATTTTGCGCCTGGCCCAGCTGTGGCAAAACTTTCAGGAGACGGCCCTGTCCCTGGAGCGGCTGTCGGACATCATTGACCACCCCCAGGAGACCGAGGCCGACGAGGCCAACCAGATCCCGATGCCCGAGATCACCGGGCAGGTCACCTTCGAGAATGTAGCCTTTCGCTTTGCCCCCTCGGGGCCATTGCAGCTGGCCAACGTCAGCCTGGAGTTTCCAGCGGGAATTTTCATTGGCGTCGTAGGCCAGAGCGGTTCGGGGAAGAGCACGCTGATGAAGATGCTGCCCCGCCTCTACGAGCTGGAGTCGGGCCGCATTTTGATCGACCACTACGACATCAGCAAGGTGGAGCTGCACTCCCTGCGGCGGCAGATCGGCATTGTGCCCCAGGAAAGCCTGCTGTTTGAGGGCACGATTCAGGAAAATATTTCGCTCACCAACCCCGACGCCGAACCCAGCGTGATTATTGAGGCGGCTAAAACCGCCTGCTGCCACGACTTCATTATGGATTTGCCTCTGGGCTACAACACCCGCGTCGGCGAGCGGGGCTCGACCCTCTCGGGGGGGCAGCGGCAGCGGATTGCGATCGCCCGCACCATTCTGCAAAACCCCCGCCTGCTGATCTTAGATGAAGCCACCAGCGCCCTCGACTACGACACCGAGCACCAGGTCTCCATGAACCTGAAAGCCTGGGCTGAGGGCCGCACGGTGTTCTTCATCACCCACCGGCTCAACACCATCCAGCAGGCCGACCAGATCCTGGTGATGGAGCAGGGCTCAGCCGTCGAGCTAGGCACCCACACCGAACTGATGGAACTCCAGGGCCGCTACTTCACCCTCTACCAGCAGCAGCTCAGCGGCGTTTGA